Proteins encoded by one window of Companilactobacillus ginsenosidimutans:
- a CDS encoding STAS-like domain-containing protein, whose product MKKIVIQKVINNSLAVNTEQGKMVFTVINEALNHGEKITIDFTGLSTITTAFLNLSIGRLYQMNTQEELKERINVDLSTLSLYQQEKLQRVIDNVKVKIDDEKLNEG is encoded by the coding sequence ATGAAAAAAATTGTTATTCAAAAAGTTATTAATAATTCTTTGGCTGTTAACACCGAGCAGGGTAAAATGGTTTTTACTGTAATTAATGAAGCATTAAACCACGGAGAGAAAATAACAATTGATTTTACTGGTTTATCAACAATCACAACTGCCTTTTTGAATTTGTCAATTGGCCGACTGTATCAGATGAATACCCAAGAGGAATTAAAAGAACGTATAAATGTTGATTTGAGTACATTATCATTGTACCAACAAGAGAAATTGCAACGAGTAATCGATAATGTAAAAGTGAAAATTGACGATGAGAAACTAAATGAAGGATAA
- a CDS encoding LCP family protein, producing the protein MKKKKKKHLLRNSFIILFLMMFAGGTAYGMTTYRGIKNSVNKSFKSSGVTKQRNVNAQLEKKKPISILLMGTDTGALGRDYQGRTDSMMVLTLNPNTNKTTVTSIPRDTAVNIPGYPEESPAKINSAYSVGQTKAAITTVEQMLNVPIDFYVLINMGGMEKVINQAGGVDVKPTLSFDYEGHSFTENKVEHMDGKKALAYSRMRYDDPDGDYGRQKRQRQVFTALIKKSSSIQSLLNQQFIKSLSDQTQTDLTFDEITALAKDYRSVRSHTEETHLQGIGAQVDNQSMELVKKGELQRVTDFIRKNLELDHSLTGNIQYNPAADNH; encoded by the coding sequence ATGAAGAAAAAAAAGAAGAAGCATTTACTTAGAAACTCCTTTATCATCTTATTTTTGATGATGTTTGCTGGTGGTACGGCCTATGGTATGACCACATATCGAGGTATCAAAAATTCTGTGAACAAGTCATTTAAATCTTCCGGTGTGACTAAGCAAAGAAATGTGAATGCACAGCTGGAAAAGAAGAAACCAATTTCTATTTTGCTGATGGGTACCGATACTGGTGCATTGGGCCGTGATTATCAAGGTAGAACTGACAGTATGATGGTTTTAACTTTGAATCCTAATACTAATAAAACGACTGTCACTAGTATTCCACGAGATACGGCTGTAAATATTCCTGGTTATCCTGAAGAATCTCCTGCGAAAATTAATTCAGCATATTCTGTTGGTCAGACTAAAGCAGCCATTACAACTGTGGAGCAAATGCTGAATGTTCCGATCGATTTTTATGTTTTGATTAACATGGGTGGTATGGAAAAAGTAATTAATCAAGCCGGTGGAGTTGATGTTAAGCCAACTTTATCTTTTGATTACGAAGGACATAGCTTTACTGAAAATAAGGTTGAACATATGGACGGTAAGAAAGCTTTGGCATATTCTAGGATGCGTTACGATGATCCTGATGGTGATTACGGTCGTCAAAAACGTCAAAGACAAGTTTTTACTGCTTTAATTAAAAAAAGTAGTTCTATTCAAAGTTTGTTGAATCAACAATTCATCAAATCGTTGTCAGATCAAACACAAACGGATTTAACATTTGATGAAATAACTGCATTGGCTAAAGATTATCGTTCTGTGCGCAGTCATACTGAGGAAACTCATCTGCAAGGAATTGGTGCGCAAGTGGATAATCAAAGTATGGAACTTGTAAAAAAAGGTGAATTGCAAAGAGTAACGGATTTTATTCGTAAGAATCTTGAACTTGATCACTCTCTTACTGGTAACATTCAGTACAATCCTGCAGCAGATAATCACTAA
- a CDS encoding flippase, with translation MKLIKNFFYNAFYQIFILIIPLVTTPYVARVLGPKGVGVNAYTGSIIQYFILLGSLGIGLYANRQIAFIRENKEELSKTFFEILIVKIFTMLISLGLFMIFLAFVNQYRSYYLIQSITIWAVAFDISWFFMGLEKFSVTVLRNIVVKLVSVICIFLFVKTSDDLIVYVLIISLSTLIGNVLLFPSLRNIITLPKIKQLNPFRHVCPSLILFIPQIATQVYLVLNKTMLGSLVSVQSAGYFEQSDKIIKIVLAVVTATGTVMLPHVANTFAKGDHERTKRYLYDSFSFVTAISVPMAFGLAAITSKLIPLFLSSKFINVIPIMIVESIVIVLIAWSNAIGAQYLLPTKQTKSYTWSVVIGAGINLLANIPLILLMGALGAAIATVLSEIAVTAYQLFSIRKQVDFKKLFEDCYKYFAAGIAMYVFVFILNQWLKQNWSSLIIEIFIGTMFYICLLILLRAQIIFKAKTLLITMRKKRKV, from the coding sequence ATGAAGTTAATAAAAAACTTTTTCTATAACGCTTTTTATCAAATATTCATTTTGATTATCCCTTTAGTTACAACGCCATATGTGGCAAGAGTTCTCGGACCAAAAGGGGTTGGAGTTAATGCGTATACAGGTTCAATAATTCAATATTTTATATTACTGGGTAGCCTTGGAATTGGGCTGTATGCGAATCGGCAAATTGCCTTTATTCGAGAGAATAAGGAAGAATTATCCAAGACATTCTTTGAAATATTGATTGTTAAAATTTTTACTATGCTAATTTCTCTGGGATTATTCATGATTTTTTTAGCATTTGTGAATCAGTATAGGTCATATTATCTTATACAATCTATAACTATCTGGGCAGTTGCCTTTGATATCTCATGGTTCTTTATGGGATTAGAAAAATTTTCTGTAACTGTATTGCGAAATATCGTGGTTAAATTAGTTTCGGTTATTTGTATCTTCCTATTTGTGAAAACATCAGATGACCTTATTGTTTATGTTTTGATAATTTCATTATCTACACTTATTGGAAATGTACTCCTGTTTCCAAGTTTAAGAAATATCATCACGTTACCGAAAATTAAACAATTGAATCCATTTAGACATGTTTGTCCTTCGTTGATTTTGTTCATTCCTCAAATTGCTACCCAAGTTTATTTAGTGTTAAACAAAACTATGTTGGGGTCACTAGTATCAGTTCAATCAGCTGGATATTTTGAACAATCAGATAAAATTATCAAGATTGTGTTAGCGGTTGTCACAGCTACCGGGACAGTCATGCTTCCACACGTGGCCAATACATTTGCAAAAGGTGATCATGAACGAACTAAACGATATTTATATGATAGTTTTTCCTTTGTCACGGCAATTTCTGTCCCAATGGCGTTTGGATTAGCAGCAATTACGTCGAAATTAATACCATTGTTTTTGTCTTCAAAATTCATTAATGTAATTCCAATTATGATTGTTGAATCGATTGTTATTGTGCTGATTGCTTGGAGTAATGCAATTGGTGCGCAATATTTGCTGCCAACAAAACAAACGAAATCATATACATGGTCGGTGGTTATTGGAGCGGGAATAAACTTGTTGGCTAATATACCTTTAATCCTATTAATGGGTGCATTGGGAGCTGCAATTGCCACTGTTTTATCCGAGATAGCGGTAACTGCATATCAATTATTTTCCATTCGAAAGCAGGTCGATTTTAAGAAGCTTTTCGAGGATTGCTACAAGTATTTTGCTGCCGGAATCGCAATGTATGTATTCGTTTTTATTTTGAATCAATGGCTAAAACAAAATTGGTCATCACTAATAATCGAGATATTTATCGGAACCATGTTTTATATTTGCTTATTAATCTTATTAAGAGCTCAAATAATTTTCAAAGCAAAAACACTTTTAATTACAATGAGGAAAAAACGTAAAGTATGA
- the glf gene encoding UDP-galactopyranose mutase: MRYLIVGSGLFGSVFAHEAAKRNHEVKVIEKSNHIGGNIYTKEIEGIQVHQYGAHIFHTKMENIWEYVQQFAEFNNYINSPVANFNGEIYNLPFNMNTFNKLWGVITPSEAKEKIESQKKGYVLEKNPRNLEEQAISLIGPDVYEKLVKGYTEKQWGQSATELPAFIIRRLPVRFTYDNNYFNDPFQGIPVGGYTQIIERMLDHENIDVQLNCDFFDRKQEYIDSDYKIVFTGMIDQFFDYRLGELEYRSLRFENEVLDTDNYQGNAVVNYTDAEAPYTRIIEHKHFEMGNGNKGKTVITREYPKKWRRGDDPYYPINNDRNKKMYSSYVKLARDENANVIFGGRLGQYRYYNMDQTIMAALQVVKREFEELA; the protein is encoded by the coding sequence ATGAGATATTTAATAGTTGGATCTGGACTGTTTGGATCAGTTTTTGCTCATGAAGCAGCGAAAAGAAATCATGAAGTGAAGGTGATTGAAAAGTCTAATCATATTGGCGGAAATATTTATACAAAAGAAATAGAAGGAATACAAGTTCACCAGTATGGGGCTCATATCTTTCACACTAAAATGGAAAATATTTGGGAATATGTACAGCAGTTTGCTGAATTTAACAATTACATTAATTCTCCGGTAGCCAATTTTAACGGTGAAATTTATAACTTGCCATTCAATATGAATACCTTTAATAAGCTTTGGGGTGTGATTACGCCTTCTGAAGCTAAGGAAAAAATTGAATCTCAAAAGAAGGGGTATGTTCTAGAAAAGAATCCTCGCAATCTTGAAGAACAAGCTATTTCCTTAATTGGGCCTGATGTATACGAAAAATTAGTTAAAGGATACACCGAAAAACAATGGGGACAGTCTGCAACTGAATTGCCGGCCTTTATTATTCGAAGATTACCAGTTAGATTCACATATGATAACAATTATTTCAATGATCCGTTCCAAGGGATTCCCGTTGGTGGTTATACACAGATTATCGAAAGAATGTTGGATCACGAGAATATTGATGTCCAACTTAATTGTGATTTCTTCGACAGGAAACAGGAATATATAGATTCGGATTACAAAATTGTCTTTACCGGAATGATTGATCAATTCTTTGATTATCGTTTGGGTGAATTAGAATATCGTAGTTTGCGATTCGAGAACGAAGTACTTGATACAGATAATTATCAAGGAAATGCAGTTGTTAATTATACTGATGCAGAAGCACCGTATACTCGGATTATTGAGCATAAGCATTTTGAAATGGGTAATGGAAATAAAGGCAAAACGGTTATTACGCGTGAATATCCTAAAAAATGGAGACGTGGGGATGACCCATACTATCCAATTAACAATGACCGAAATAAAAAAATGTATTCTTCATACGTAAAACTAGCGAGAGATGAAAATGCAAATGTTATTTTTGGCGGTAGATTAGGCCAGTACAGATATTACAATATGGATCAAACTATTATGGCTGCTCTTCAAGTAGTTAAACGTGAGTTTGAAGAATTGGCGTAA
- a CDS encoding glycosyltransferase family 2 protein translates to MNTCAVIVTYNRRDLLKKCLINVLDQALPVNNIFVFNNDSDDGTQDMLEKEFGDDSKIHVYNSPKNIGGAPGFSEALKKAYQTTDDDYFWIMDDDTIPTATATEGFQTAINNLDNNFGFLCSKVLWKDGSTVNAPIIDRYIWANKLASNVIGVERATFVSILVKREMVRNVGIPAADMVIWGDDTEYTMRLSNQKESYLVLDSTVYHDTAKNTNNLNILNDDIERMGRYFYKYRNAITTTKMYSTKVQLGKITLKNFKEVGQICFSKNTNKLMRSKTIIKGMLCGFAFKPKIEKVHQ, encoded by the coding sequence ATGAATACATGTGCCGTAATTGTTACCTATAACCGAAGAGATTTACTGAAAAAGTGTTTGATCAACGTCCTTGACCAAGCATTGCCAGTAAACAACATATTTGTATTCAATAATGATAGTGATGATGGGACCCAAGATATGCTGGAAAAGGAATTTGGAGATGATTCAAAAATTCATGTGTATAATTCCCCGAAAAATATTGGTGGAGCACCTGGATTTTCCGAAGCATTAAAGAAGGCATATCAGACAACCGATGATGATTATTTTTGGATTATGGATGATGATACGATTCCGACTGCCACAGCAACGGAAGGGTTTCAAACAGCTATTAATAATTTAGATAATAATTTTGGATTCCTTTGTAGCAAAGTGTTGTGGAAAGATGGATCGACAGTTAATGCACCAATAATTGATCGATATATTTGGGCAAATAAACTTGCTTCTAATGTTATTGGAGTTGAAAGAGCTACTTTCGTATCTATTCTTGTGAAACGAGAAATGGTCAGAAATGTAGGAATACCAGCTGCTGATATGGTGATTTGGGGTGACGACACGGAATATACAATGAGACTTTCAAATCAAAAGGAATCATATCTAGTTTTAGACAGCACTGTTTACCACGATACGGCAAAGAATACCAATAATTTGAACATTCTAAATGACGATATAGAGAGAATGGGGAGATACTTCTATAAATACAGAAACGCCATTACAACTACCAAAATGTACTCAACAAAAGTTCAATTAGGAAAAATCACTTTGAAGAATTTTAAGGAAGTTGGACAGATTTGTTTTTCAAAAAACACTAATAAATTGATGAGATCAAAAACCATTATTAAAGGCATGCTTTGTGGTTTTGCCTTTAAACCGAAAATAGAGAAAGTACATCAATAA
- a CDS encoding stealth family protein, with translation MKKINNLERIDFVVTWVNGNDERWISKKGKYLKQIRPVQSMNSNSRYRDFDIFQYWFKGVERYASWVNKIYLITDEQVPHWLSNMNNEKIICLNHEDFIPKEYLPTFNSNVIELNLHRIEELSDRFVLFNDDMFINDFVQPTDFFKDGKPVDLYAESPIISTSGSVANTMVNNMEVINQNFSKKEFYTNNFRKIFNLRLGSKLFRTLALLPSKNFSGMWNNHLPVPYCKDIFTKIWNVIPEELNQSCLHKFRTKSDYSHWLMRYWQLASGNFELQKNNFGQVYELGTVSNESVKDEIIQGRHKTICLNDNDNVKDFDELQKVLRESFESKYIIPKLF, from the coding sequence TTGAAAAAAATAAATAATCTGGAACGTATCGATTTCGTCGTCACTTGGGTGAATGGGAATGACGAAAGATGGATAAGTAAAAAGGGAAAATACTTAAAGCAAATTCGACCAGTTCAATCAATGAACTCTAACAGCAGATATCGAGATTTTGATATCTTTCAATATTGGTTTAAGGGTGTAGAAAGATATGCATCTTGGGTTAACAAAATTTATTTAATAACTGATGAGCAGGTACCTCATTGGTTATCGAATATGAATAATGAAAAGATTATTTGTTTGAACCACGAAGATTTCATTCCAAAAGAATATCTTCCAACATTTAATTCAAATGTTATCGAATTAAATCTTCACAGAATTGAAGAATTATCTGATCGTTTTGTCTTATTCAATGATGACATGTTTATTAATGACTTTGTGCAACCAACTGATTTCTTTAAGGATGGTAAACCTGTTGATTTGTATGCTGAAAGTCCAATTATTTCAACGTCAGGCAGTGTTGCAAATACGATGGTAAATAATATGGAAGTAATTAACCAGAATTTTTCAAAAAAAGAATTCTATACTAATAACTTTCGGAAGATCTTTAACTTGAGATTAGGTTCTAAACTTTTTCGAACATTAGCATTGCTTCCTTCGAAAAATTTCAGTGGGATGTGGAATAATCATTTACCAGTTCCGTATTGCAAAGATATATTCACAAAGATTTGGAATGTGATTCCAGAAGAATTAAATCAAAGTTGTTTACATAAGTTTAGAACAAAGTCTGATTATAGCCATTGGCTGATGAGGTATTGGCAATTAGCATCCGGAAATTTCGAATTACAAAAAAACAATTTTGGACAAGTTTATGAGTTAGGAACAGTTTCGAATGAGTCAGTCAAAGATGAGATTATTCAAGGTCGCCATAAAACAATTTGTCTAAACGATAATGATAATGTGAAAGATTTTGACGAATTGCAAAAAGTTTTGCGTGAATCGTTTGAATCAAAATATATAATCCCCAAATTATTCTGA
- a CDS encoding EpsG family protein, producing the protein MIYIGILIIIVSPFVIRWGTSGLGGNVPSIGGMATQNKLFLTFAFLILLILGSIRYDVGIDYLNYTDEQFPMVLSGIPFRISYFSKKIVEIGYFFGHGFIEHPYQLIFAIYMFLILIFLFLWIKEQSICVGFSVYLVIATSYYSYSFNAMRQCIAISIMLYATKFIRDKKMFKYFLFLLMACLFHMSVIIYGIFYFLALIKPRLLVIVGLQIGLLFIYPFGRDILLFLIEKTGVYESYIGSQFDQGDVNTSLVLLIFIICIVVLISYYFLIDMKSREKITYLLWFDIFLVMLLPIADIFPTVTRTLYMFFPINIVLVPNVLSRITNKYIRLTMYLVVAISAILFFCYFLFVRNGYQTLPYQTVFDSKF; encoded by the coding sequence TTGATTTACATTGGAATATTAATCATTATAGTTTCCCCATTTGTTATTCGCTGGGGCACCTCGGGATTAGGAGGAAATGTACCGTCAATTGGCGGAATGGCAACACAGAATAAACTGTTCTTAACATTTGCTTTCTTAATATTGCTAATTTTGGGATCGATTAGATATGACGTCGGAATTGATTATTTAAATTATACAGACGAACAGTTCCCAATGGTTTTATCAGGAATTCCATTTAGAATTAGTTATTTCTCAAAGAAGATTGTCGAAATCGGATACTTCTTTGGTCATGGTTTTATAGAGCATCCTTATCAACTAATTTTTGCAATCTATATGTTTTTAATTTTGATTTTCTTGTTTCTATGGATCAAGGAACAATCCATATGCGTTGGATTTAGCGTTTACTTAGTAATTGCAACTTCTTACTATTCATACTCATTTAATGCAATGAGACAATGTATTGCCATTTCAATAATGCTATATGCAACTAAATTCATAAGAGATAAAAAAATGTTCAAGTACTTCCTCTTTTTGTTGATGGCTTGCCTGTTTCATATGAGCGTGATTATTTATGGAATTTTTTATTTTCTTGCTCTTATAAAACCTCGATTATTAGTTATTGTTGGACTTCAAATAGGACTACTTTTTATATATCCGTTTGGTCGAGACATACTTCTTTTCTTGATTGAAAAAACTGGAGTTTACGAGAGTTATATTGGATCTCAGTTTGATCAGGGGGATGTTAATACATCACTTGTACTTTTGATTTTTATTATCTGCATAGTTGTATTGATTTCGTATTATTTTCTAATTGATATGAAATCAAGGGAAAAAATTACATATTTGCTTTGGTTTGACATATTCTTAGTAATGTTACTTCCAATTGCTGATATATTCCCAACAGTTACAAGGACCCTATACATGTTTTTTCCAATTAATATTGTATTGGTTCCCAATGTATTGTCTAGAATCACTAATAAATATATTAGATTAACTATGTATTTAGTTGTTGCCATCTCGGCTATTCTATTTTTTTGCTATTTCTTATTTGTCAGGAATGGCTATCAGACATTGCCGTATCAGACAGTATTTGATTCAAAATTTTAA
- a CDS encoding glycosyltransferase family 2 protein: MMDSLISVIIPSFNVEETIKRCILSLIEQDYSNIEILVIDDGSTDSTNAIVKELSSKYSFIKLYELPHNGVAHVRNIGIEVASGDFISFIDADDTVDFDYLSYLMDQLVTFKTDISSCQHSVVKRNGKTQSYEINDISKIYSSRDWLKKMLVRDHLDLTCCAKLYKKSIFDGIRFPEGKLFEDSSTIYKTIMESEAIAVGSKSKYNYILRNSSITTSGFNNGKFDLIFATDSMVDGITQKFPELYSEAILRMSWCYVSVLNSLLLSNNAREFNREITILQKGITSNRELINSDLNMDKRLKATTYALRFGISFYRDCLKLNSLKEAFF, translated from the coding sequence ATGATGGATTCATTGATTTCAGTAATAATACCTTCATTTAATGTGGAAGAAACAATCAAAAGATGTATTTTATCTTTGATTGAACAGGATTATTCAAACATTGAAATACTAGTAATTGATGACGGATCAACAGATTCAACTAATGCCATCGTCAAAGAATTATCAAGTAAGTATAGTTTTATTAAATTGTATGAGCTTCCGCATAATGGTGTTGCTCATGTTAGAAATATTGGTATTGAAGTGGCATCGGGTGACTTTATATCATTTATTGATGCAGATGATACAGTTGATTTTGATTACTTAAGTTATTTGATGGATCAACTTGTGACGTTTAAAACTGATATCTCAAGTTGTCAGCATTCCGTTGTGAAAAGAAATGGAAAAACACAATCATATGAAATTAATGATATTTCAAAGATATATAGTTCTAGAGATTGGCTTAAGAAAATGTTGGTTAGGGACCATTTAGATCTTACTTGTTGTGCAAAGTTGTATAAAAAATCCATTTTTGATGGAATACGTTTTCCAGAAGGTAAATTATTTGAAGATTCTTCTACAATTTACAAAACAATAATGGAGTCCGAGGCAATAGCTGTAGGTTCGAAATCTAAATATAACTATATTTTAAGAAATAGTTCGATTACTACATCTGGATTTAACAATGGAAAATTTGATTTAATTTTCGCGACAGACTCAATGGTGGATGGGATCACTCAAAAATTCCCAGAATTGTATTCAGAAGCAATACTTAGGATGAGCTGGTGTTATGTCAGTGTATTGAATAGTTTACTTTTAAGTAATAATGCTCGGGAATTTAATAGGGAAATAACAATATTACAAAAAGGAATTACTAGTAATAGAGAACTAATAAATTCCGATTTGAATATGGATAAGAGATTAAAAGCAACGACATATGCTCTAAGATTTGGAATTAGTTTTTATAGAGATTGTTTAAAATTGAACTCTCTTAAAGAGGCTTTCTTTTGA
- a CDS encoding glycosyltransferase family 2 protein, translated as MENPLISVIIPAYNAEETIEKCILSLLEQDYSNFEIVVINDESTDQTNSIVQSMLNKHDCIRMYEIPHSGLAQVRNVGIKSSKGQFISFVDADDVVKSDYLSYLMNLLITFNTDISSCQHSVIKINGDIHSNELAGFSRIYNSHDWFQKMLVRDHLDQTCWAKLYKKSIFDGIEFPPGKLFEDSATIYKTIMKSESIAVGSESKYDYILRNNSITTSSFNYGKLDLISATESMTEEIIRKYPDLYPEAMLRLSWSHTSVLNNILLSGNDKECNLLVNKLREQILAHQKFINSDLNPDRRLKLACFALKFGTKFYKNCLKMMVLKEQSGR; from the coding sequence ATGGAAAACCCATTAATTTCGGTGATAATTCCTGCGTACAATGCAGAAGAAACAATAGAAAAATGCATTTTGTCTTTATTAGAACAAGATTATTCCAATTTTGAAATAGTTGTGATAAACGATGAATCTACAGATCAGACAAATAGCATTGTACAAAGTATGCTGAACAAACACGATTGCATTCGGATGTATGAAATTCCTCATTCTGGACTTGCTCAAGTTCGAAATGTTGGAATTAAATCTTCTAAGGGTCAATTCATATCATTTGTAGATGCTGACGATGTCGTTAAAAGTGACTACTTGAGTTATTTAATGAATCTCCTTATTACATTTAATACCGATATTTCGAGTTGTCAGCATTCAGTAATCAAAATTAATGGGGATATTCACTCAAATGAACTTGCTGGTTTTTCGAGAATTTATAATTCTCATGATTGGTTTCAAAAAATGCTTGTGAGAGATCATTTGGATCAAACCTGTTGGGCAAAATTATATAAAAAATCAATTTTTGATGGTATTGAATTTCCTCCAGGAAAATTATTTGAAGATTCTGCGACAATCTATAAAACAATAATGAAATCTGAGTCAATTGCCGTTGGATCCGAATCAAAATATGACTATATTTTGAGGAATAATTCAATAACTACTTCAAGTTTTAATTATGGAAAATTAGATTTGATTTCAGCAACTGAATCAATGACAGAAGAAATTATAAGGAAATATCCTGATTTGTATCCTGAAGCAATGTTACGACTGAGTTGGTCTCATACCAGTGTGCTAAACAATATACTTTTAAGTGGTAATGATAAGGAATGTAATCTACTAGTTAATAAATTAAGAGAACAGATTTTAGCACATCAAAAATTCATCAATAGTGATTTAAATCCAGATAGACGATTAAAGTTAGCTTGTTTTGCATTAAAATTTGGAACCAAATTTTATAAGAACTGTTTGAAAATGATGGTTTTGAAAGAACAATCTGGTAGATAG
- a CDS encoding DUF4422 domain-containing protein: MKNVKILVATHKESKMPDDDKLYHPILVGSYKNYQNGMSYLRDDAGINISKKNPNYNELTAIYWAWKNIQDADAIGLVHYRRFFGKDEDDLLNQDLIDEKLSKHDVILPTERKYYVETNYSHYVHAHHEEPLLLTRRIIEKHHNDYLSAFDQAMNKRSAHMFNMFVMKQNQFSTYCEWLFSILEKLEENIYVEEYSEQEARVFGYIAEILMDVWIDKNDINYCEHDWIQIGGEKKISKVVHFLLRKFGLSKKTHF; the protein is encoded by the coding sequence TTGAAAAATGTAAAAATTCTTGTTGCAACACATAAGGAGAGCAAAATGCCAGATGATGACAAATTATATCATCCAATATTAGTTGGATCATATAAGAATTATCAAAACGGCATGAGTTATCTTCGCGACGATGCAGGAATTAATATTTCTAAAAAGAACCCTAATTATAATGAATTAACAGCCATTTATTGGGCATGGAAGAACATTCAAGATGCTGATGCTATAGGATTGGTTCACTACCGAAGATTCTTTGGTAAAGATGAAGATGATTTATTGAATCAAGACTTGATTGATGAAAAGTTATCTAAGCATGATGTGATATTACCGACTGAAAGAAAGTATTACGTTGAAACTAATTATTCTCACTACGTTCATGCTCATCACGAAGAACCATTATTGTTAACTCGACGAATAATTGAAAAACATCATAATGATTATTTATCAGCTTTTGACCAGGCTATGAATAAGCGTAGTGCTCATATGTTCAACATGTTTGTAATGAAACAAAATCAATTCTCAACGTATTGCGAATGGCTTTTCTCAATTCTTGAAAAGCTAGAAGAAAACATTTATGTAGAAGAATATTCGGAACAAGAAGCCAGAGTTTTTGGATATATTGCTGAAATCTTGATGGATGTTTGGATTGATAAAAATGACATCAATTATTGTGAACATGATTGGATTCAAATAGGTGGCGAGAAGAAGATTTCCAAAGTGGTACATTTTCTGTTGAGAAAATTCGGTTTGAGCAAGAAAACCCATTTTTAG
- a CDS encoding sugar transferase codes for MEYFETKGKTILVKHSTGYLIAKRILDIIVSLFALIMVSPIFIIIWMLNIICKSHRGPLLYRQVRIGLNGKKFEIYKFRSMISNAEEHLLKDKELYEEYVANNYKLTPDRDPRITKVGSFLRRTSIDEIPQFLNVLRGNMSLVGPRPVVEEELCEYNVEKLLAVKPGAMGLWQASGRSQVGYPERAEIEMSYIDRASFWFDIKIIFMNFFHIFKGSGAY; via the coding sequence ATGGAATATTTTGAAACTAAAGGGAAAACAATCTTAGTAAAACATTCAACAGGTTATTTGATTGCTAAAAGGATTTTGGATATTATCGTTTCTCTGTTTGCTCTAATTATGGTTAGTCCAATTTTTATTATTATTTGGATGTTAAACATTATTTGTAAATCCCACAGAGGGCCATTGCTATATAGGCAAGTACGAATTGGGCTAAATGGAAAGAAATTTGAGATTTATAAATTTCGGTCAATGATTAGTAATGCTGAGGAACATTTGCTTAAAGATAAAGAACTATATGAGGAGTATGTAGCGAATAACTACAAACTTACACCTGATAGGGATCCTAGAATCACCAAAGTTGGTAGTTTCTTGAGACGTACATCAATTGATGAAATACCTCAATTTTTGAACGTATTGCGGGGAAACATGAGCTTGGTGGGTCCAAGACCAGTAGTTGAAGAGGAATTATGCGAATACAATGTGGAAAAGCTTTTGGCAGTAAAGCCCGGAGCAATGGGTCTTTGGCAAGCCTCAGGTCGAAGCCAAGTTGGTTATCCAGAACGTGCTGAAATTGAGATGTCATATATAGATAGAGCAAGCTTCTGGTTTGATATCAAGATTATCTTTATGAACTTTTTCCATATTTTTAAAGGGAGCGGCGCGTATTGA